One segment of Drosophila mauritiana strain mau12 chromosome 3R, ASM438214v1, whole genome shotgun sequence DNA contains the following:
- the LOC117145139 gene encoding very low-density lipoprotein receptor isoform X5, which produces MFKSDLCVLIVISFAFSLHSGQSLEAKCDEKQFQCHSGDCIPIRFACDGDADCKDHSDEQIKECKFIEATCSSDQFRCGNGNCIPNKWRCDQESDCADGSDESNELCRARTCSPDEYACKSGEGQCVPLAWMCDQSKDCSDGSDEHNCNQTCRADEFTCGNGRCIQKRWKCDHDDDCGDGSDEKECPVVPCDSVAEHTCTNGACIAKRWVCDGDPDCSDGSDERSCANVTKTTTPCLSHEYQCKDRITCLHHSWLCDGDRDCPDGDDEHTANCKNVTCRADQFQCGDRSCIPGHLTCNGDKDCADGSDERDCGLSLSLGVNQGGCNSTSEFDCGGGQCVPLSKVCDKRKDCPDGEDEPAGKCGINECASKNGGCMHQCIDLKVGHHCECHEGYKLSPDKRNCQDINECEVPGKCSQICVNEMGGFKCECEAGYMRDPKNHTRCKASEGHASLLLARRHDIRKIALDHMEMTSIVNSTKAATALDFVFRTGMIFWSDVTTQSIYKAPIDEGNEKTVVLTKSSVTSDGLAVDWIYNHVYFTDTHKCTIELTNFEGSMGKVLVKDSLDIPRSIALDPIEGWMYWSDWGASPRIERAGMDGSHRTTIISYDVKWPNGITLDLVKKRIYWVDGKLNVISSANYDGSQRSQVLYSGEYLRHPFSITTFEDNVYWTDWDKQAVFKANKFTGEDVEPVTAMHMLQHPMVVHVYHPYRQPDGVNHCQSVNGHCSHLCLPAPRINERSPRISCACPTGLKLMVDGLMCVEDPLYLPPVTRPPRARKTKPRTKSPRRRLPTGVQVGHAEIRIEINDDLQLSTRLPLLPTTFVADQRPVKNHTQIEKTTTPSEQPDSGFIALVVIASLSGFAVLLSVLLLIGYRYCSKRRINSMNFENPIYRKTTTTEDHFSLRKNLPARIYDHTSVMDEEYSPVIGISSY; this is translated from the exons ATGTTTAAAAGTGATCTCTGTGTGCTGATTGTGATCTCCTTTGCGTTTTCCTTACACTCAG GCCAATCCCTGGAGGCCAAGTGCGATGAGAAGCAGTTCCAGTGCCACAGCGGCGACTGCATCCCCATTCGATTCGCTTGCGACGGCGATGCGGACTGCAAGGATCACAGCGATGAGCAGATTAAGGAGTGCAAGTTTATAG AGGCCACTTGCTCGTCGGACCAATTTCGCTGCGGGAATGGCAACTGCATACCGAACAAATGGCGCTGCGATCAGGAGAGCGATTGTGCCGATGGCTCCGATGAATCCAACGAATTGTGCA GAGCTCGAACCTGTTCACCGGATGAATATGCCTGCAAGAGTGGCGAGGGGCAATGTGTTCCATTGGCCTGGATGTGCGACCAGAGCAAGGACTGCAGCGATGGCTCCGACGAGCACAACTGCA ACCAGACTTGTCGTGCCGACGAGTTCACCTGCGGCAATGGACGGTGCATCCAGAAGCGATGGAAGTGCGACCACGACGACGACTGCGGCGACGGATCCGACGAGAAGGAGTGCCCAGTGGTGCCCTGCGACTCCGTGGCGGAGCACACCTGCACGAATGGAGCCTGCATCGCCAAGCGTTGGGTCTGCGACGGTGATCCGGACTGTTCCGATGGCTCCGATGAGCGG TCCTGTGCGAATGTTACCAAGACGACCACGCCCTGCTTGTCGCACGAATACCAGTGCAAGGATCGCATCACCTGCCTGCATCACAGCTGGCTCTGCGATGGTGACCGCGACTGTCCCGATGGCGACGACGAGCACACGGCCAACTGCAAGAACGTCACCTGCCGGGCGGACCAGTTCCAGTGCGGCGATCGCAGCTGCATTCCAGGACATCTCACCTGCAACGGCGACAAGGACTGCGCCGATGGCAGCGACGAACGGGATTGCGGATTGAGTCTGAGTCTGGGAGTCAACCAAGGAGGATGCAACTCAACCAGCGAATTCGACTGCGGTGGAGGTCAGTGCGTTCCCCTCTCGAAGGTGTGCGACAAGAGGAAGGATTGTCCGGATGGCGAGGACGAGCCGGCTGGAAAGTGCGGGATAAACGAGTGCGCCTCGAAGAACGGAGGCTGCATGCACCAGTGCATCGATCTGAAGGTGGGCCACCACTGCGAATGCCACGAGGGCTACAAGTTGTCTCCGGACAAGCGGAACTGCCAGGACATCAATGAGTGCGAAGTCCCGGGAAAGTGCTCTCAGATATGCGTGAACGAAATGGGGGGCTTCAAGTGTGAGTGCGAAGCGGGCTACATGAGGGATCCCAAAAATCACACCAGATGCAAGGCCAGCGAAGGACACGCCTCCCTACTCCTGGCGAGACGCCATGACATCCGCAAAATAGCACTCGACCACATGGAAATGACCTCCATAGTGAATAGTACAAAGGCAGCCACTGCCCTGGACTTTGTGTTCCGCACGGGAATGATCTTCTGGAGCGATGTGACCACCCAGAGTATATATAAAGCACCGATTGATGAGGGAAACGAAAAGACGGTGGTGCTGACCAAATCCTCGGTGACCTCGGATGGCCTGGCTGTCGATTGGATCTATAACCATGTCTACTTTACGGACACTCATAAGTGCACCATCGAACTGACCAACTTCGAGGGCAGCATGGGCAAGGTCCTGGTAAAGGACTCCCTTGACATTCCGCGCTCCATTGCTTTGGATCCCATCGAGGGCTGGATGTACTGGTCCGACTGGGGCGCCTCTCCGCGCATCGAAAGGGCGGGTATGGATGGCTCCCACCGCACCACCATCATTAGCTATGACGTCAAGTGGCCCAATGGTATCACCCTGGACCTGGTTAAGAAACGCATCTACTGGGTAGATGGTAAGCTTAATGTTATCTCGTCGGCGAACTATGATGGCTCACAACGGAGCCAGGTGCTCTACTCCGGCGAATACCTGCGACATCCCTTCTCGATCACCACCTTCGAGGACAATGTCTACTGGACCGACTGGGACAAACAGGCGGTCTTCAAGGCGAACAAGTTTACCGGGGAGGATGTGGAGCCCGTTACAGCAATGCACATG CTCCAGCATCCGATGGTGGTGCATGTGTATCATCCTTACCGCCAGCCGGATGGCGTGAATCACTGCCAGTCGGTGAATGGCCACTGTTCTCATCTCTGCCTGCCAGCACCCAGGATCAATGAGAGGAGTCCTCGCATATCCTGCGCCTGTCCCACGGGTCTGAAGCTGATGGTCGATGGCCTCATGTGCGTCGAGGATC CACTTTATTTGCCACCAGTCACGAGACCCCCGCGAGCCCGCAAAACGAAACCGAGGACAAAATCCCCGAGGAGGCGGCTGCCCACGGGTGTCCAGGTGGGACATGCTGAAATTCGGATCGAAATTAACGATGATCTCCAGCTGAGCACCAGGCTACCCCTGTTGCCCACGACTTTCG TTGCCGACCAGCGTCCAGTGAAAAACCATACTCAAATCGAAAAGACCACAACGCCCAGTGAGCAGCCGGATTCCGGCTTTATTGCACTGGTGGTCATAGCCAGTCTCAGTGGATTCGCTGTCCTGCTATCGGTG CTCCTGCTCATTGGCTACCGCTACTGCAGCAAGCGACGCATCAACTCGATGAACTTCGAAAATCCCATCTACCGCAAGACCACCACCACAGAGGATCACTTCAGTTTGCGCAAAAACCTGCCGGCGCGGATCTACGACCACACCAGTGTCATGGATGAGGAG TACTCACCCGTCATAGGCATATCCTCGTATTAG
- the LOC117145139 gene encoding very low-density lipoprotein receptor isoform X8 has product MFKSDLCVLIVISFAFSLHSGQSLEAKCDEKQFQCHSGDCIPIRFACDGDADCKDHSDEQIKECKFIEATCSSDQFRCGNGNCIPNKWRCDQESDCADGSDESNELCMNACPNNEFKCQTVDQCIPRSWLCDGSNDCRDKSDEAHCNQTCRADEFTCGNGRCIQKRWKCDHDDDCGDGSDEKECPVVPCDSVAEHTCTNGACIAKRWVCDGDPDCSDGSDERSCANVTKTTTPCLSHEYQCKDRITCLHHSWLCDGDRDCPDGDDEHTANCKNVTCRADQFQCGDRSCIPGHLTCNGDKDCADGSDERDCGLSLSLGVNQGGCNSTSEFDCGGGQCVPLSKVCDKRKDCPDGEDEPAGKCGINECASKNGGCMHQCIDLKVGHHCECHEGYKLSPDKRNCQDINECEVPGKCSQICVNEMGGFKCECEAGYMRDPKNHTRCKASEGHASLLLARRHDIRKIALDHMEMTSIVNSTKAATALDFVFRTGMIFWSDVTTQSIYKAPIDEGNEKTVVLTKSSVTSDGLAVDWIYNHVYFTDTHKCTIELTNFEGSMGKVLVKDSLDIPRSIALDPIEGWMYWSDWGASPRIERAGMDGSHRTTIISYDVKWPNGITLDLVKKRIYWVDGKLNVISSANYDGSQRSQVLYSGEYLRHPFSITTFEDNVYWTDWDKQAVFKANKFTGEDVEPVTAMHMLQHPMVVHVYHPYRQPDGVNHCQSVNGHCSHLCLPAPRINERSPRISCACPTGLKLMVDGLMCVEDLADQRPVKNHTQIEKTTTPSEQPDSGFIALVVIASLSGFAVLLSVLLLIGYRYCSKRRINSMNFENPIYRKTTTTEDHFSLRKNLPARIYDHTSVMDEEYSPVIGISSY; this is encoded by the exons ATGTTTAAAAGTGATCTCTGTGTGCTGATTGTGATCTCCTTTGCGTTTTCCTTACACTCAG GCCAATCCCTGGAGGCCAAGTGCGATGAGAAGCAGTTCCAGTGCCACAGCGGCGACTGCATCCCCATTCGATTCGCTTGCGACGGCGATGCGGACTGCAAGGATCACAGCGATGAGCAGATTAAGGAGTGCAAGTTTATAG AGGCCACTTGCTCGTCGGACCAATTTCGCTGCGGGAATGGCAACTGCATACCGAACAAATGGCGCTGCGATCAGGAGAGCGATTGTGCCGATGGCTCCGATGAATCCAACGAATTGTGCA TGAACGCCTGTCCCAACAACGAGTTCAAATGTCAAACGGTCGACCAGTGCATTCCGCGCAGCTGGCTCTGCGATGGCAGCAACGATTGCCGCGACAAGTCCGATGAGGCGCACTGCA ACCAGACTTGTCGTGCCGACGAGTTCACCTGCGGCAATGGACGGTGCATCCAGAAGCGATGGAAGTGCGACCACGACGACGACTGCGGCGACGGATCCGACGAGAAGGAGTGCCCAGTGGTGCCCTGCGACTCCGTGGCGGAGCACACCTGCACGAATGGAGCCTGCATCGCCAAGCGTTGGGTCTGCGACGGTGATCCGGACTGTTCCGATGGCTCCGATGAGCGG TCCTGTGCGAATGTTACCAAGACGACCACGCCCTGCTTGTCGCACGAATACCAGTGCAAGGATCGCATCACCTGCCTGCATCACAGCTGGCTCTGCGATGGTGACCGCGACTGTCCCGATGGCGACGACGAGCACACGGCCAACTGCAAGAACGTCACCTGCCGGGCGGACCAGTTCCAGTGCGGCGATCGCAGCTGCATTCCAGGACATCTCACCTGCAACGGCGACAAGGACTGCGCCGATGGCAGCGACGAACGGGATTGCGGATTGAGTCTGAGTCTGGGAGTCAACCAAGGAGGATGCAACTCAACCAGCGAATTCGACTGCGGTGGAGGTCAGTGCGTTCCCCTCTCGAAGGTGTGCGACAAGAGGAAGGATTGTCCGGATGGCGAGGACGAGCCGGCTGGAAAGTGCGGGATAAACGAGTGCGCCTCGAAGAACGGAGGCTGCATGCACCAGTGCATCGATCTGAAGGTGGGCCACCACTGCGAATGCCACGAGGGCTACAAGTTGTCTCCGGACAAGCGGAACTGCCAGGACATCAATGAGTGCGAAGTCCCGGGAAAGTGCTCTCAGATATGCGTGAACGAAATGGGGGGCTTCAAGTGTGAGTGCGAAGCGGGCTACATGAGGGATCCCAAAAATCACACCAGATGCAAGGCCAGCGAAGGACACGCCTCCCTACTCCTGGCGAGACGCCATGACATCCGCAAAATAGCACTCGACCACATGGAAATGACCTCCATAGTGAATAGTACAAAGGCAGCCACTGCCCTGGACTTTGTGTTCCGCACGGGAATGATCTTCTGGAGCGATGTGACCACCCAGAGTATATATAAAGCACCGATTGATGAGGGAAACGAAAAGACGGTGGTGCTGACCAAATCCTCGGTGACCTCGGATGGCCTGGCTGTCGATTGGATCTATAACCATGTCTACTTTACGGACACTCATAAGTGCACCATCGAACTGACCAACTTCGAGGGCAGCATGGGCAAGGTCCTGGTAAAGGACTCCCTTGACATTCCGCGCTCCATTGCTTTGGATCCCATCGAGGGCTGGATGTACTGGTCCGACTGGGGCGCCTCTCCGCGCATCGAAAGGGCGGGTATGGATGGCTCCCACCGCACCACCATCATTAGCTATGACGTCAAGTGGCCCAATGGTATCACCCTGGACCTGGTTAAGAAACGCATCTACTGGGTAGATGGTAAGCTTAATGTTATCTCGTCGGCGAACTATGATGGCTCACAACGGAGCCAGGTGCTCTACTCCGGCGAATACCTGCGACATCCCTTCTCGATCACCACCTTCGAGGACAATGTCTACTGGACCGACTGGGACAAACAGGCGGTCTTCAAGGCGAACAAGTTTACCGGGGAGGATGTGGAGCCCGTTACAGCAATGCACATG CTCCAGCATCCGATGGTGGTGCATGTGTATCATCCTTACCGCCAGCCGGATGGCGTGAATCACTGCCAGTCGGTGAATGGCCACTGTTCTCATCTCTGCCTGCCAGCACCCAGGATCAATGAGAGGAGTCCTCGCATATCCTGCGCCTGTCCCACGGGTCTGAAGCTGATGGTCGATGGCCTCATGTGCGTCGAGGATC TTGCCGACCAGCGTCCAGTGAAAAACCATACTCAAATCGAAAAGACCACAACGCCCAGTGAGCAGCCGGATTCCGGCTTTATTGCACTGGTGGTCATAGCCAGTCTCAGTGGATTCGCTGTCCTGCTATCGGTG CTCCTGCTCATTGGCTACCGCTACTGCAGCAAGCGACGCATCAACTCGATGAACTTCGAAAATCCCATCTACCGCAAGACCACCACCACAGAGGATCACTTCAGTTTGCGCAAAAACCTGCCGGCGCGGATCTACGACCACACCAGTGTCATGGATGAGGAG TACTCACCCGTCATAGGCATATCCTCGTATTAG
- the LOC117145139 gene encoding very low-density lipoprotein receptor isoform X1 yields the protein MAIESRSTSTASETTKSAIKSTTSSKSPVTFGNLGEKRRAEQLFRCACANFNLLLLTLILGFGKCCTATPTPLSTPSTNTPTSAVSPHNPQALDEGGSLSKVIDGKAFINMGFKFLNVSGKIGTPLGIGQSLEAKCDEKQFQCHSGDCIPIRFACDGDADCKDHSDEQIKECKFIEATCSSDQFRCGNGNCIPNKWRCDQESDCADGSDESNELCRARTCSPDEYACKSGEGQCVPLAWMCDQSKDCSDGSDEHNCNQTCRADEFTCGNGRCIQKRWKCDHDDDCGDGSDEKECPVVPCDSVAEHTCTNGACIAKRWVCDGDPDCSDGSDERSCANVTKTTTPCLSHEYQCKDRITCLHHSWLCDGDRDCPDGDDEHTANCKNVTCRADQFQCGDRSCIPGHLTCNGDKDCADGSDERDCGLSLSLGVNQGGCNSTSEFDCGGGQCVPLSKVCDKRKDCPDGEDEPAGKCGINECASKNGGCMHQCIDLKVGHHCECHEGYKLSPDKRNCQDINECEVPGKCSQICVNEMGGFKCECEAGYMRDPKNHTRCKASEGHASLLLARRHDIRKIALDHMEMTSIVNSTKAATALDFVFRTGMIFWSDVTTQSIYKAPIDEGNEKTVVLTKSSVTSDGLAVDWIYNHVYFTDTHKCTIELTNFEGSMGKVLVKDSLDIPRSIALDPIEGWMYWSDWGASPRIERAGMDGSHRTTIISYDVKWPNGITLDLVKKRIYWVDGKLNVISSANYDGSQRSQVLYSGEYLRHPFSITTFEDNVYWTDWDKQAVFKANKFTGEDVEPVTAMHMLQHPMVVHVYHPYRQPDGVNHCQSVNGHCSHLCLPAPRINERSPRISCACPTGLKLMVDGLMCVEDPLYLPPVTRPPRARKTKPRTKSPRRRLPTGVQVGHAEIRIEINDDLQLSTRLPLLPTTFVADQRPVKNHTQIEKTTTPSEQPDSGFIALVVIASLSGFAVLLSVLLLIGYRYCSKRRINSMNFENPIYRKTTTTEDHFSLRKNLPARIYDHTSVMDEEYSPVIGISSY from the exons ATGGCCATAGAGTCACGCTCTACGAGCACTGCAAGTGAAACCACAAAATCCGCCATAAAATCAACTACAAGCTCAAAATCTCCAGTAACATTCGGTAATCTCGGCGAGAAAAGACGCGCCGAACAGCTGTTCCGCTGCGCATGCGCCAACTTCAATCTCCTGCTCCTGACTTTGATTCTCGGATTTGGCAAATGCtgcactgccacgcccacgccgcTGAGCACGCCCTCAACGAACACGCCCACCTCGGCAGTTAGCCCACATAATCCACAGGCGCTGGACGAGGGCGGATCGCTGAGCAAGGTGATCGATGGCAAGGCCTTCATCAACATGGGATTCAAGTTCCTCAACGTTTCCGGAAAGATTGGCACACCCCTCGGCATAG GCCAATCCCTGGAGGCCAAGTGCGATGAGAAGCAGTTCCAGTGCCACAGCGGCGACTGCATCCCCATTCGATTCGCTTGCGACGGCGATGCGGACTGCAAGGATCACAGCGATGAGCAGATTAAGGAGTGCAAGTTTATAG AGGCCACTTGCTCGTCGGACCAATTTCGCTGCGGGAATGGCAACTGCATACCGAACAAATGGCGCTGCGATCAGGAGAGCGATTGTGCCGATGGCTCCGATGAATCCAACGAATTGTGCA GAGCTCGAACCTGTTCACCGGATGAATATGCCTGCAAGAGTGGCGAGGGGCAATGTGTTCCATTGGCCTGGATGTGCGACCAGAGCAAGGACTGCAGCGATGGCTCCGACGAGCACAACTGCA ACCAGACTTGTCGTGCCGACGAGTTCACCTGCGGCAATGGACGGTGCATCCAGAAGCGATGGAAGTGCGACCACGACGACGACTGCGGCGACGGATCCGACGAGAAGGAGTGCCCAGTGGTGCCCTGCGACTCCGTGGCGGAGCACACCTGCACGAATGGAGCCTGCATCGCCAAGCGTTGGGTCTGCGACGGTGATCCGGACTGTTCCGATGGCTCCGATGAGCGG TCCTGTGCGAATGTTACCAAGACGACCACGCCCTGCTTGTCGCACGAATACCAGTGCAAGGATCGCATCACCTGCCTGCATCACAGCTGGCTCTGCGATGGTGACCGCGACTGTCCCGATGGCGACGACGAGCACACGGCCAACTGCAAGAACGTCACCTGCCGGGCGGACCAGTTCCAGTGCGGCGATCGCAGCTGCATTCCAGGACATCTCACCTGCAACGGCGACAAGGACTGCGCCGATGGCAGCGACGAACGGGATTGCGGATTGAGTCTGAGTCTGGGAGTCAACCAAGGAGGATGCAACTCAACCAGCGAATTCGACTGCGGTGGAGGTCAGTGCGTTCCCCTCTCGAAGGTGTGCGACAAGAGGAAGGATTGTCCGGATGGCGAGGACGAGCCGGCTGGAAAGTGCGGGATAAACGAGTGCGCCTCGAAGAACGGAGGCTGCATGCACCAGTGCATCGATCTGAAGGTGGGCCACCACTGCGAATGCCACGAGGGCTACAAGTTGTCTCCGGACAAGCGGAACTGCCAGGACATCAATGAGTGCGAAGTCCCGGGAAAGTGCTCTCAGATATGCGTGAACGAAATGGGGGGCTTCAAGTGTGAGTGCGAAGCGGGCTACATGAGGGATCCCAAAAATCACACCAGATGCAAGGCCAGCGAAGGACACGCCTCCCTACTCCTGGCGAGACGCCATGACATCCGCAAAATAGCACTCGACCACATGGAAATGACCTCCATAGTGAATAGTACAAAGGCAGCCACTGCCCTGGACTTTGTGTTCCGCACGGGAATGATCTTCTGGAGCGATGTGACCACCCAGAGTATATATAAAGCACCGATTGATGAGGGAAACGAAAAGACGGTGGTGCTGACCAAATCCTCGGTGACCTCGGATGGCCTGGCTGTCGATTGGATCTATAACCATGTCTACTTTACGGACACTCATAAGTGCACCATCGAACTGACCAACTTCGAGGGCAGCATGGGCAAGGTCCTGGTAAAGGACTCCCTTGACATTCCGCGCTCCATTGCTTTGGATCCCATCGAGGGCTGGATGTACTGGTCCGACTGGGGCGCCTCTCCGCGCATCGAAAGGGCGGGTATGGATGGCTCCCACCGCACCACCATCATTAGCTATGACGTCAAGTGGCCCAATGGTATCACCCTGGACCTGGTTAAGAAACGCATCTACTGGGTAGATGGTAAGCTTAATGTTATCTCGTCGGCGAACTATGATGGCTCACAACGGAGCCAGGTGCTCTACTCCGGCGAATACCTGCGACATCCCTTCTCGATCACCACCTTCGAGGACAATGTCTACTGGACCGACTGGGACAAACAGGCGGTCTTCAAGGCGAACAAGTTTACCGGGGAGGATGTGGAGCCCGTTACAGCAATGCACATG CTCCAGCATCCGATGGTGGTGCATGTGTATCATCCTTACCGCCAGCCGGATGGCGTGAATCACTGCCAGTCGGTGAATGGCCACTGTTCTCATCTCTGCCTGCCAGCACCCAGGATCAATGAGAGGAGTCCTCGCATATCCTGCGCCTGTCCCACGGGTCTGAAGCTGATGGTCGATGGCCTCATGTGCGTCGAGGATC CACTTTATTTGCCACCAGTCACGAGACCCCCGCGAGCCCGCAAAACGAAACCGAGGACAAAATCCCCGAGGAGGCGGCTGCCCACGGGTGTCCAGGTGGGACATGCTGAAATTCGGATCGAAATTAACGATGATCTCCAGCTGAGCACCAGGCTACCCCTGTTGCCCACGACTTTCG TTGCCGACCAGCGTCCAGTGAAAAACCATACTCAAATCGAAAAGACCACAACGCCCAGTGAGCAGCCGGATTCCGGCTTTATTGCACTGGTGGTCATAGCCAGTCTCAGTGGATTCGCTGTCCTGCTATCGGTG CTCCTGCTCATTGGCTACCGCTACTGCAGCAAGCGACGCATCAACTCGATGAACTTCGAAAATCCCATCTACCGCAAGACCACCACCACAGAGGATCACTTCAGTTTGCGCAAAAACCTGCCGGCGCGGATCTACGACCACACCAGTGTCATGGATGAGGAG TACTCACCCGTCATAGGCATATCCTCGTATTAG